The following proteins are co-located in the Flectobacillus major DSM 103 genome:
- the pth gene encoding aminoacyl-tRNA hydrolase yields the protein MKYLIVGLGNIGPEYLLTRHNIGFMVVDKLAASFEVKFSMERLAYHTEIKYKGKQIHLIKPTTYMNLSGKAVNYWMKELKVEQENILVVTDDIALPYAKLRLKTKGSHGGHNGLRNIEEVLGSQQFNRLRFGVGDDFAKGRQAEYVLGNFTGSEIDQLPEHLERACEMVTCFCTQGVNMTMNKYNQ from the coding sequence ATGAAATATTTAATTGTAGGGCTAGGAAATATTGGGCCAGAGTATTTATTAACAAGACATAATATTGGATTTATGGTGGTCGACAAACTGGCCGCAAGTTTTGAGGTTAAGTTTAGTATGGAACGCCTAGCCTACCATACCGAAATCAAATACAAAGGCAAACAAATACACCTTATCAAGCCTACTACTTATATGAATTTGAGTGGAAAAGCAGTAAATTATTGGATGAAAGAGCTTAAAGTAGAACAAGAGAATATTTTGGTTGTTACCGACGACATTGCTTTGCCTTATGCCAAGCTACGTCTCAAAACCAAGGGGTCGCATGGTGGCCACAATGGCCTCCGAAATATTGAGGAGGTTTTGGGTTCACAACAGTTTAATCGTTTGCGTTTTGGGGTTGGCGACGACTTTGCCAAAGGCCGACAAGCTGAGTACGTTTTAGGTAATTTTACAGGGAGCGAAATAGACCAACTTCCCGAGCATTTGGAACGTGCCTGCGAGATGGTAACTTGCTTCTGTACACAAGGGGTAAACATGACCATGAATAAATACAATCAATAA